A genomic region of Kribbella sp. NBC_00382 contains the following coding sequences:
- a CDS encoding solute symporter family protein, with product MNTLLVPLADAEPGNQALTISLFTAVVAVTLYITWWASRQNKTTADYYAGGRSFSGAQNGLAVAGDYMSAASFLGISGQIALYGYDGFLYSIGFLVAWLVALLLVAELLRNSGRFTMADQLAFRMKQRPVRTAAASSTIVVSIFYLLAQMVGAGSLVGLLLGVKSEGLKAGVIILVGALMIIYVTIGGMRGTTWVQIVKAVLLMAGTLLITFLVLLKFDFNPSKLLGAAAAHSGKGEAFLQPGLLYGKDLTGQIDFLSLGLALVLGTAGLPHILIRFYTVPDSRSARKSVQWAIGLIGAFYLMTLALGFGAAALLDTGKSSAVAASKGNTASVLLAEVVGGGADSIGGAILLALIAAVAFATILAVVAGLTLTSASSFAHDLYVNVIAKGKVTEKNEIRVARFAAIGIGAVAIGLAIPAQKLNIAFLVALAFAVAASANLPALLFNLFWRRFNTSGAVWSIYGGLISAVVLVIFSPVVSGKPTSMITGADFAWFPLSNPGIISIPLGFLLGVIGTFIGRDKSAANRYNELSVRSLTGAGAEGPGKH from the coding sequence GTGAACACCCTGCTCGTCCCACTCGCCGACGCCGAACCCGGCAACCAGGCGCTGACCATCTCGCTGTTCACCGCGGTCGTTGCCGTGACGCTGTACATCACCTGGTGGGCGTCCCGGCAGAACAAGACCACCGCCGACTACTACGCCGGCGGCCGCTCCTTCAGCGGCGCCCAGAACGGCCTCGCCGTCGCCGGTGACTACATGTCGGCGGCATCCTTCCTCGGTATCTCCGGCCAGATCGCCCTCTACGGGTACGACGGCTTCCTGTACTCCATCGGCTTCCTGGTCGCCTGGCTGGTCGCTTTGTTGCTGGTCGCCGAACTGCTCCGCAACTCCGGGCGCTTCACGATGGCCGACCAGCTCGCCTTCCGGATGAAGCAGCGCCCGGTCCGTACCGCCGCCGCGTCCTCCACGATCGTCGTGTCGATCTTCTACCTGCTGGCCCAGATGGTCGGCGCGGGCTCGCTCGTCGGGCTGCTGCTCGGGGTGAAGAGCGAAGGCCTGAAGGCCGGCGTGATCATCCTGGTCGGCGCGCTGATGATCATCTACGTGACGATCGGCGGTATGCGCGGCACCACGTGGGTGCAGATCGTCAAGGCCGTGCTGCTGATGGCCGGTACCTTGCTGATCACGTTCCTGGTGCTGCTGAAGTTCGACTTCAACCCGTCGAAGCTGCTCGGCGCGGCGGCGGCCCACTCGGGCAAGGGCGAGGCGTTCCTGCAGCCCGGTCTGCTGTACGGCAAGGACCTGACCGGCCAGATCGACTTCCTGTCGCTCGGGCTCGCGCTTGTCCTCGGTACCGCGGGGCTGCCGCACATCCTGATCCGCTTCTACACCGTCCCGGACTCCCGGTCCGCGCGGAAGTCGGTGCAGTGGGCTATTGGGCTGATCGGCGCCTTCTACCTGATGACGCTGGCGCTCGGTTTCGGTGCGGCGGCGTTGCTCGATACCGGCAAGTCGTCCGCGGTCGCCGCATCCAAGGGCAACACTGCGTCGGTACTGCTGGCTGAGGTCGTCGGTGGTGGCGCCGACTCGATCGGCGGCGCAATCCTGCTCGCGCTGATCGCCGCCGTCGCCTTCGCCACCATCCTTGCGGTGGTCGCCGGGTTGACGCTGACGTCGGCATCATCGTTCGCGCACGACCTGTACGTGAACGTGATCGCCAAGGGCAAAGTCACCGAGAAGAACGAGATCCGAGTAGCCCGCTTCGCCGCCATCGGCATCGGCGCCGTCGCCATCGGCCTGGCTATCCCCGCCCAGAAGCTGAACATCGCATTCCTGGTGGCCTTGGCCTTCGCGGTAGCCGCCTCAGCCAACCTCCCGGCGCTCCTCTTCAACCTCTTCTGGCGCCGCTTCAACACCTCAGGCGCAGTCTGGAGCATCTACGGCGGCCTGATCTCGGCCGTAGTCCTGGTGATCTTCTCCCCAGTCGTCTCCGGCAAGCCCACCTCGATGATCACCGGCGCCGACTTCGCCTGGTTCCCCCTCTCGAACCCCGGCATCATCTCCATCCCCCTGGGCTTCCTGCTAGGCGTCATCGGCACCTTCATCGGCAGAGACAAATCCGCCGCAAACCGCTACAACGAACTCTCCGTCCGCTCCCTCACCGGAGCCGGCGCCGAGGGCCCCGGCAAGCACTAA
- a CDS encoding DUF485 domain-containing protein gives MSEETVHEREARAYEVVYEAKDFQELKRRYKNFVVPWTIAFMVWYLAYVACNNWARGFMSHRIGGTHINVALIFGLLQFVSTFVIAAVYGRFANRKLDPLASGLNAKYKRERRR, from the coding sequence ATGTCTGAGGAAACTGTGCACGAGCGGGAAGCCCGTGCGTATGAGGTCGTGTACGAGGCGAAGGACTTCCAGGAGCTGAAACGGCGGTACAAGAACTTCGTCGTGCCGTGGACCATCGCGTTCATGGTCTGGTACCTGGCCTACGTCGCCTGTAACAACTGGGCCCGTGGCTTCATGAGCCACCGGATCGGCGGCACCCACATCAACGTGGCGCTGATCTTCGGCCTGCTCCAGTTCGTCTCGACCTTCGTCATCGCCGCGGTCTACGGCCGGTTCGCGAACCGCAAACTCGACCCGCTGGCCAGTGGCCTGAACGCCAAGTACAAGAGGGAGCGCCGCCGGTGA
- a CDS encoding class I SAM-dependent methyltransferase — MTTDDSARAHSFGAVAAAYDAGRPTFPADALTWILGPGRLQILDLGAGTGKLAQVAAALGHDVVAVDPSEEMLAVCRKLAGVDTMVGAAESIPLAHASVDAVIVGQAFHWFDHARALPEIARVLRPHGVLGLLWNNYDTVVPWVRRLHRAMIGEDFLAGNDEFDPMPTLLQSDLFSMVETARFRHWHDLDRNGLKQLAMSHSRVAVLTESRRESVLDQIDAIYDGTARPPEPLRMPYFTNCYRTRPSDLANYRRTMA, encoded by the coding sequence ATGACCACCGATGACTCAGCACGCGCGCACTCGTTCGGCGCCGTCGCGGCCGCGTACGACGCGGGCCGGCCGACGTTCCCTGCCGACGCGCTGACCTGGATCCTCGGTCCCGGGCGGCTGCAGATCCTCGATCTCGGGGCCGGTACCGGCAAGCTCGCCCAGGTCGCCGCGGCACTCGGGCACGATGTCGTCGCGGTCGATCCGTCCGAGGAGATGCTGGCGGTCTGCCGCAAACTGGCCGGCGTGGACACGATGGTCGGCGCCGCCGAGTCGATCCCGCTCGCGCACGCCTCGGTCGACGCGGTGATCGTCGGGCAAGCGTTTCATTGGTTCGACCACGCCCGCGCGCTGCCGGAGATCGCCCGGGTACTGCGCCCGCACGGCGTCCTCGGGCTGCTCTGGAACAACTACGACACGGTGGTGCCGTGGGTCCGCCGGCTGCACCGGGCGATGATCGGCGAGGACTTCCTGGCCGGCAACGACGAGTTCGACCCGATGCCGACGCTGCTCCAGTCCGACCTGTTCTCGATGGTCGAGACGGCCCGGTTCCGGCACTGGCACGACCTCGACCGGAACGGGCTCAAGCAGCTGGCGATGTCGCACTCGCGGGTCGCAGTACTGACCGAGTCCCGGCGCGAGTCGGTACTGGACCAGATCGACGCCATCTACGACGGCACCGCCCGCCCACCGGAGCCGCTGCGGATGCCGTACTTCACCAACTGCTACCGCACCCGCCCGAGCGACCTGGCGAACTACCGCCGCACGATGGCCTGA
- a CDS encoding glycosyltransferase family protein — translation MNIGIITQARATSTRLPAKVLLTAAGRSYLEYHLERLTRTGLPVIVATTTNVDDDPIVILTEKLGLPVFRGSEEDVLSRFAGAAAQYGLEAVVRVTSDCPLIDPEIIAAGVERWLLEDDEGLYLSNCLERTYPRGMDYEVFSTARLLEADAQATLQPDREHVTSYLHQNRAGDVRLLNLPWSGGGAEYRLTLDTEDDRQLLTALYEEYDAGDRNCADLVAILDQHPELAALNAHIEQKKLGE, via the coding sequence ATGAATATCGGCATCATCACCCAAGCTCGCGCGACCAGCACCCGGCTGCCCGCCAAGGTGCTGCTCACCGCGGCCGGGCGCAGCTACCTCGAGTACCACCTGGAGCGGCTGACCCGGACCGGGCTGCCGGTGATCGTGGCGACCACCACCAACGTGGACGACGACCCGATCGTGATCCTGACCGAGAAGCTCGGCCTGCCGGTCTTCCGGGGCAGCGAGGAGGACGTGCTCTCACGATTCGCGGGTGCGGCAGCGCAGTACGGGCTGGAAGCGGTCGTACGGGTCACCTCTGACTGCCCGCTGATCGATCCCGAGATCATTGCCGCGGGCGTCGAGCGCTGGCTTCTCGAGGACGATGAGGGCCTGTACCTGTCCAATTGCCTCGAGCGGACGTACCCCCGTGGGATGGACTACGAGGTGTTCTCGACCGCCCGACTGCTCGAGGCCGACGCGCAGGCGACGCTCCAGCCGGATCGCGAGCACGTGACGTCGTACTTGCACCAGAATCGCGCCGGGGATGTCCGGCTGCTGAACCTGCCGTGGAGCGGCGGCGGCGCGGAGTACCGGCTCACTCTGGACACGGAAGACGACCGCCAGCTGCTCACCGCACTGTACGAGGAGTACGACGCAGGCGACCGGAACTGCGCGGATCTGGTCGCCATTCTGGACCAACATCCCGAACTCGCCGCGCTCAACGCGCACATCGAGCAGAAGAAGCTCGGCGAGTAA
- a CDS encoding DegT/DnrJ/EryC1/StrS family aminotransferase: MLPYGRQSISEEDIEAVTAVLRGDWLTTGPAVTAFETAISELTGGHRAVSCTSGTAALHMAYAGLGVGPGDEVITTPMTFVATASTAAILGAKIVFADVEEDTALLDPAAVGALTTDRTKVIAAVDYAGHPADYDALQPIADRVGAKTLDDAAHSVGGFSNGRPVGDLADVTTLSFFPTKNLTTGEGGAVVAKDPAVAQRVHEFHFIGLVRDPSRFTITDEGPWHQEVHEFGVNYRLTDLACALGLSQLRRLAAFKQRRAEITAKYNAALSGIDGLRTPVQRPGVDPAWHLYPIRVLGDRRREVFEGMRAAGIGVQVNYIPVYWHPVFAELGYQRGLCPNAEQFYREELSLPMFPDLTDADVDRVIETLTKLVH, encoded by the coding sequence ATGCTTCCGTACGGACGTCAGTCCATCTCCGAGGAAGACATCGAGGCCGTCACCGCCGTACTGCGCGGCGACTGGCTCACCACCGGCCCAGCCGTGACCGCCTTCGAGACCGCGATCTCCGAACTGACCGGCGGCCACCGCGCCGTCAGCTGTACTTCGGGCACGGCCGCCCTCCACATGGCGTACGCCGGCCTGGGCGTCGGCCCCGGCGACGAGGTCATCACCACGCCGATGACCTTCGTCGCGACCGCATCGACCGCCGCGATCCTCGGCGCCAAGATCGTGTTCGCCGACGTCGAGGAAGACACCGCCCTGCTGGACCCGGCCGCCGTCGGCGCGCTCACCACGGACCGCACCAAGGTGATCGCCGCCGTCGACTATGCCGGCCATCCCGCGGACTACGACGCTCTCCAGCCGATCGCGGACCGGGTCGGAGCGAAGACCCTCGACGACGCCGCCCACTCGGTCGGCGGATTCTCCAACGGCCGCCCGGTCGGCGATCTCGCGGACGTGACCACGCTGTCCTTCTTCCCGACCAAGAACCTCACCACCGGCGAAGGCGGCGCGGTCGTCGCCAAGGACCCGGCCGTCGCCCAGCGCGTGCACGAATTCCACTTCATCGGCCTTGTCCGTGACCCCTCACGCTTCACCATCACCGACGAGGGCCCCTGGCACCAGGAAGTCCACGAGTTCGGCGTCAACTACCGCCTGACCGATCTCGCCTGCGCCCTCGGCCTCTCCCAGTTGCGCCGGCTCGCGGCCTTCAAGCAACGCCGGGCCGAGATCACCGCGAAGTACAACGCAGCCCTCTCCGGCATCGACGGCCTCCGCACCCCGGTGCAGCGCCCAGGCGTCGATCCCGCCTGGCACCTCTACCCCATCCGTGTGCTCGGCGATCGCCGCCGCGAGGTGTTCGAGGGCATGCGCGCTGCCGGGATCGGCGTGCAGGTGAACTACATTCCTGTCTACTGGCACCCGGTCTTCGCCGAACTGGGCTACCAGCGCGGCCTGTGCCCCAACGCGGAGCAGTTCTACCGCGAGGAGCTCTCGCTGCCGATGTTCCCCGACCTGACCGACGCCGACGTCGACCGGGTGATCGAAACACTGACGAAGTTGGTGCACTAG
- the pseB gene encoding UDP-N-acetylglucosamine 4,6-dehydratase (inverting) — MSILTGSDILVTGGTGSFGRAFIKHALEALDPRRIIVFSRDELKQWEVRAAFGDDPRLRFFLGDVRDRARLMRAMHRVDYVVHAAALKQVDSGEYNPWEFVQTNVIGSQNVIEAAIDSGVKRVVALSTDKASSPINLYGATKLTADKLFINGNHYAAAYETRFSVVRYGNVMGSRGSIIPKFRALHDAGQSLPITDLRCTRFLITLPEAVQFVVDSFELMTGGELYVPRIPSMKVTDLAEAIAPGAAMHDVGLRPGEKLHEEMISPEEGRRALSLGNRFVLQPDLASWGYVAPAEGTPVAEGFHYASDTNDQWYSIDEIRKILLED, encoded by the coding sequence GTGTCCATCCTCACCGGCTCCGACATTCTCGTCACCGGAGGCACCGGGTCCTTCGGCCGGGCGTTCATCAAGCACGCGCTGGAGGCGCTCGATCCGCGCCGGATCATCGTGTTCAGCCGGGACGAGTTGAAGCAGTGGGAGGTCCGGGCGGCGTTCGGGGACGATCCTCGGCTGCGGTTCTTTCTCGGGGACGTACGGGATCGCGCCCGGCTGATGCGGGCGATGCACCGGGTGGACTACGTGGTGCACGCGGCGGCGCTGAAGCAGGTGGACAGCGGTGAGTACAACCCGTGGGAGTTCGTCCAGACCAACGTGATCGGTTCGCAGAACGTGATCGAGGCGGCGATCGACTCCGGCGTGAAGCGGGTCGTCGCGCTCTCCACCGACAAGGCGTCCAGCCCGATCAACCTGTACGGCGCGACCAAGCTGACCGCGGACAAGCTGTTCATCAACGGCAACCACTACGCGGCGGCGTACGAGACCAGGTTCAGCGTGGTCCGGTACGGCAACGTGATGGGCAGCCGCGGCTCGATCATCCCCAAGTTCCGCGCGCTGCACGACGCCGGCCAGTCGCTGCCGATCACCGACCTGCGCTGCACCCGGTTCCTGATCACGCTGCCCGAGGCGGTCCAGTTCGTCGTCGACTCGTTCGAGCTGATGACCGGTGGCGAGCTGTACGTGCCGCGGATCCCCTCGATGAAGGTGACGGACCTGGCCGAGGCGATCGCCCCCGGCGCGGCCATGCACGACGTCGGCCTGCGCCCAGGCGAGAAGCTGCACGAGGAGATGATCAGCCCGGAGGAAGGCCGCCGCGCGCTCTCCCTCGGCAACCGCTTCGTCCTGCAGCCAGACCTCGCCAGCTGGGGCTATGTCGCACCGGCCGAAGGCACCCCGGTCGCCGAGGGCTTCCACTACGCCTCGGACACCAACGACCAGTGGTACTCGATCGACGAGATCCGCAAGATCCTGCTCGAGGACTGA
- a CDS encoding type II toxin-antitoxin system VapC family toxin: MASDRRLQSVTQVSTMVDTCVLLDILTDNAEWADWSATAVAGARDLGDLVINPIIYAEVCAGFDRIEDVDAALPAADFLREALPYPAGFLASRAFVTYRSRGGLKSSPLPDFYIGAHSAVNGYRLITRDSARFRTYFPTIELVTP, from the coding sequence GTGGCGAGTGACCGCCGGCTGCAATCCGTCACGCAGGTGTCGACCATGGTCGACACCTGCGTGTTGCTGGACATCCTCACTGACAATGCGGAGTGGGCCGACTGGTCGGCCACCGCGGTCGCGGGAGCCAGAGACCTCGGCGATCTGGTGATCAACCCGATCATCTACGCGGAGGTCTGCGCCGGCTTCGACCGGATCGAGGACGTCGATGCGGCGCTACCGGCGGCGGACTTCCTCCGGGAGGCACTGCCTTATCCAGCGGGCTTCCTGGCCTCCCGGGCGTTCGTCACCTACCGGAGCCGAGGCGGCCTGAAGAGCTCACCGCTGCCCGACTTCTACATCGGCGCCCACTCGGCTGTGAACGGGTACCGGCTGATCACCCGGGACTCAGCACGCTTCCGGACCTACTTCCCGACCATCGAACTGGTCACGCCCTAG
- a CDS encoding AbrB/MazE/SpoVT family DNA-binding domain-containing protein: protein MRMNSKGQVTIPARLRAKHHLHEGDELEVIEDGTALRIVRAQGSETHGQRLVREMRGRATTGKSTEELMELLRGE, encoded by the coding sequence ATGCGAATGAACAGCAAGGGGCAGGTCACCATCCCCGCCAGACTGCGAGCCAAGCATCACCTCCACGAAGGCGACGAGCTCGAGGTGATCGAGGACGGCACCGCGCTGCGGATCGTGCGCGCCCAGGGCAGCGAGACGCACGGCCAGCGGCTGGTCCGCGAGATGCGCGGCAGGGCGACGACGGGCAAGAGCACCGAGGAACTGATGGAGTTGCTGCGTGGCGAGTGA